One genomic window of Psychrobacillus sp. INOP01 includes the following:
- a CDS encoding undecaprenyl-diphosphate phosphatase has product MEILELLKALILGFVEGMTEFAPVSSTGHMIIVDDMWLKTEEFLGKYSANTFKIVIQLGSILAVVVVMWKRLFSLVGLYKIDTEESSKQFNLLHVIVGIIPAGVLGVLLEDFIDEHLFRVEYVIFSLVAGAIFMIIADKFGPKKPSIVSLDQITYAQAFKVGLVQCLSLWPGFSRSGATISGGVLFGMSHKTAADFTFIMAVPIMAGASLVSVVKNFDEINMSDMGFYAVGFISAFVFALISIKFFLKLVSRIKLVPFAIYRIVVAVVLAVIVFL; this is encoded by the coding sequence ATGGAAATTTTAGAGTTATTAAAAGCACTTATACTTGGATTTGTTGAAGGGATGACAGAGTTTGCACCAGTATCGTCCACGGGACATATGATTATTGTCGATGATATGTGGTTGAAAACGGAAGAGTTTTTAGGGAAATACTCTGCTAATACGTTCAAAATTGTTATTCAGTTAGGTTCGATTTTAGCGGTAGTAGTAGTTATGTGGAAACGATTATTTAGTTTAGTAGGATTATACAAAATAGATACAGAAGAATCGAGCAAGCAGTTTAATCTTCTTCATGTTATTGTAGGTATTATTCCGGCTGGAGTATTGGGAGTATTATTAGAAGATTTTATTGATGAGCATTTATTTCGAGTGGAATATGTAATTTTCAGTTTAGTAGCCGGCGCTATTTTCATGATAATTGCTGACAAATTTGGGCCAAAAAAACCGTCCATCGTAAGCTTAGATCAAATTACATATGCGCAAGCATTCAAAGTGGGTCTAGTTCAATGTTTGTCATTATGGCCAGGGTTTTCTCGCTCAGGTGCAACAATCTCCGGTGGGGTATTGTTCGGGATGAGTCACAAAACAGCAGCAGATTTCACTTTCATTATGGCTGTGCCTATCATGGCTGGAGCAAGCTTAGTATCTGTAGTTAAAAACTTTGATGAGATTAATATGAGTGATATGGGCTTTTATGCAGTAGGATTTATTAGCGCATTTGTATTCGCACTTATTTCTATTAAGTTCTTCTTAAAATTAGTTTCACGGATCAAGTTAGTTCCATTTGCAATTTATCGAATCGTGGTAGCGGTAGTTCTTGCAGTTATTGTATTTCTTTAA
- the liaF gene encoding cell wall-active antibiotics response protein LiaF, with protein sequence MKENQTNRLAFILICFVFLMFIEATIFGNGSIVLVLLGIGMMYFSMRKRTRFLFWSGFILLIIAIFSMWSLRLLLLAIMGYVLYKLWKNEPIQKIVRPFDTVYKETPNSIIQNKLFSSQTTPFNAYEWQDVHVQSFYGEQAIDVTQTVLPKGTSFVSIRQSLGKVTIYVPYEIPVRLHYATIIGEADIFGRGVQRLWNQSVLVKDGYLEGVTYASELVITVSTWIGDIEVIRK encoded by the coding sequence ATGAAAGAAAACCAAACAAACAGATTAGCGTTTATACTCATTTGTTTTGTTTTCCTTATGTTCATAGAGGCTACGATTTTTGGAAACGGCAGTATTGTATTAGTTCTTCTTGGCATCGGGATGATGTATTTTAGCATGCGTAAACGTACTCGATTTTTATTTTGGAGCGGATTTATTCTTTTAATCATAGCGATTTTTTCTATGTGGAGTTTGCGACTTCTACTACTAGCTATTATGGGCTACGTCCTGTATAAGTTATGGAAAAATGAACCTATTCAAAAAATTGTTCGTCCATTTGACACCGTATATAAAGAAACTCCAAATAGTATTATTCAAAATAAGTTATTTTCTTCTCAAACGACACCTTTTAATGCTTATGAGTGGCAGGATGTCCACGTCCAAAGTTTTTATGGAGAACAAGCAATCGATGTAACGCAAACAGTATTGCCAAAGGGTACATCCTTCGTTTCCATTCGCCAGTCTCTTGGGAAAGTGACCATCTATGTACCATACGAAATTCCGGTAAGGCTACATTACGCAACTATTATTGGAGAGGCAGATATCTTTGGTCGGGGGGTACAGCGGTTATGGAACCAATCTGTCCTAGTGAAAGATGGTTATTTAGAGGGTGTTACCTACGCTTCAGAGTTAGTTATTACTGTTTCTACATGGATAGGGGATATTGAGGTGATCCGCAAATGA
- a CDS encoding metallophosphoesterase, which yields MKRIAGAVIAILIYSAIVFYFGWSVATWVELYLPINNWIFGIIWGLIAFGFIIGRVSHKLRVFSIVGSFWMIVMQYGLILFPIASILTWIFPAHLNLIGWIVFGIFIIIIIFGMYNAYTPVVRELSIVMPKKGSKLESIKVVVASDFHLGLLSNRAHLTRFVKKANAEKPDLVLLAGDLVDDDPIWFVQKGMSEVMKQLTSTYGIYGVLGNHEYYGKKIPLLVEEMEASNVRMLLDETILVADSFYLTGREDMTNKNRKQLSELAPEERGLPWFVMDHTPSNLLIPEKEAVDFHVSGHTHLGQMWPNHLFTRRIFELDYGYRRKGSLHAIVSSGFGFWGPPIRLGSQSELWSVNIKLEDGEV from the coding sequence ATGAAAAGAATCGCTGGAGCAGTAATAGCAATCCTTATATATTCTGCAATTGTATTTTACTTTGGCTGGAGCGTCGCCACTTGGGTAGAACTATACCTCCCTATAAATAATTGGATATTCGGCATTATTTGGGGACTAATTGCTTTTGGGTTTATTATTGGGAGAGTCAGTCATAAGCTGAGGGTATTTAGTATAGTAGGTTCCTTTTGGATGATTGTAATGCAGTATGGACTTATACTTTTTCCGATTGCGAGCATACTTACATGGATTTTCCCGGCTCATTTAAACCTAATAGGATGGATAGTTTTCGGGATTTTCATCATTATAATAATATTTGGTATGTATAACGCATACACACCAGTTGTTCGAGAGCTTTCTATTGTAATGCCGAAAAAGGGTTCCAAGCTAGAATCTATTAAAGTAGTGGTTGCATCTGATTTCCATCTTGGTTTATTATCCAATAGGGCACATTTAACTCGCTTTGTGAAAAAAGCTAATGCTGAGAAGCCAGATTTAGTTTTGTTAGCAGGGGATTTAGTCGATGACGATCCTATTTGGTTTGTTCAAAAAGGCATGTCCGAAGTGATGAAACAGCTCACTTCTACGTATGGTATATATGGGGTGCTTGGAAATCATGAATACTATGGAAAGAAAATTCCTCTATTAGTAGAAGAGATGGAAGCATCGAACGTCCGCATGTTATTAGATGAAACTATTTTGGTGGCAGATTCGTTCTATTTGACAGGTCGAGAAGACATGACGAATAAAAACAGAAAGCAATTATCCGAGTTAGCTCCAGAAGAAAGAGGTTTACCATGGTTTGTAATGGATCACACACCTTCTAATTTATTGATTCCGGAGAAGGAAGCAGTAGATTTTCATGTATCTGGTCATACGCATCTTGGGCAAATGTGGCCCAATCATCTATTTACGAGAAGGATATTTGAATTAGATTATGGGTATAGACGAAAAGGAAGTTTACATGCAATTGTATCTTCTGGGTTTGGCTTTTGGGGGCCACCTATAAGGTTAGGAAGCCAATCAGAGCTATGGTCAGTAAACATTAAGTTAGAGGATGGGGAAGTATAA
- the helD gene encoding RNA polymerase recycling motor HelD, producing MGLEFQQEQKRVDSVVETITEQITRLEEETYRSRNELVNIRKHFWDEVKVNVDTFDDYLETIIGLRQETQALSVIQSTNRHASKKLSKLRRMQEVPYFGRIDFIEEGDSTQEQIYIGISTLRDASGEEFLIYDWRAPVSSVYYEYQNGPAKYATPGGEIKGILVKKGQYLIRGGVLQSMFDTSLTIGDEILQQVLGKGTDKHMHNIVATIQHEQNRIIRHDRGRLLIVHGAAGSGKTSAALQRIAFLLYKYRDSMNADQIILFSPNSMFNSYVSNVLPELGEENMQQVTFQEYLDHRLSEEFQVENPYEQLEYVLTATNTPSYRSRVASIRFKASPLFFEAIESYRKSLELSGMLFKDIIFRGKPIVTAGQIAEKFYSNDTSLRFHNRLEKLKDWLIKKINETQKAELTKPWVQEKIELLSNEDYYKAQTYLAKKRGYKRESIADYEIEPEALARLIVQQKLKPLRNRVRTFGFIDNKGIYEKLFADPLQIKQWIEGETPAEWAQVCQATLEMLNEGKLSYEDATPFLLLKELIQGFQTNSSIKHILVDEAQDYSPFQFEFLKRLFPSARMTVLGDFNQAIFAHASEMDDFNTLLSLYGQVETEVINMTRSYRSTKPIIEFTSKLVPNGERIIPFERDGEQPVLTQLLNHTELHRSIVSKVATLQGLRYNGIAIICKSAEECKSAYESLSNIDDIKLVKNGSSEYEQGVVVIPSYLSKGIEFDAVIIYDASEQVYGDESLRRVFYTACTRAMHYLHLYSVGKPTPLLGNVLQESFIQA from the coding sequence ATGGGGTTAGAATTTCAGCAGGAGCAAAAACGAGTGGATAGTGTAGTAGAGACAATAACGGAGCAAATCACCAGATTAGAGGAAGAAACTTACCGGAGTCGGAACGAACTGGTTAATATACGCAAACACTTTTGGGATGAGGTCAAGGTGAATGTTGATACCTTCGACGACTATCTTGAGACCATCATTGGCTTGAGACAAGAGACTCAAGCTCTATCAGTTATCCAAAGCACCAATAGACATGCATCTAAGAAATTATCCAAGCTTCGACGTATGCAGGAGGTTCCCTACTTTGGCCGAATCGATTTCATTGAAGAAGGAGATTCTACTCAGGAACAAATTTATATTGGAATCTCCACACTTAGGGATGCAAGTGGCGAAGAATTTCTTATTTATGACTGGAGGGCACCTGTCTCAAGTGTCTACTATGAATACCAGAACGGACCGGCCAAGTATGCAACGCCTGGGGGTGAAATCAAAGGCATATTAGTGAAAAAGGGGCAATATCTTATCCGTGGCGGTGTTCTCCAATCCATGTTCGATACGAGTCTCACTATTGGAGATGAGATTTTACAACAGGTGTTGGGAAAAGGCACAGACAAACATATGCATAATATAGTAGCTACCATTCAACATGAGCAAAATCGAATCATCCGTCATGATCGTGGAAGACTGCTCATCGTACACGGTGCTGCTGGAAGTGGCAAGACATCGGCTGCCCTGCAGCGGATTGCTTTTTTACTCTACAAATACCGAGATAGTATGAATGCTGATCAAATTATTCTATTTTCACCTAATTCGATGTTTAACAGTTATGTGTCCAATGTGCTGCCAGAACTTGGAGAAGAGAATATGCAGCAGGTCACATTTCAGGAATACTTAGACCATCGGCTAAGTGAAGAGTTTCAAGTTGAAAATCCCTACGAGCAATTGGAATATGTTTTAACTGCTACGAATACCCCTTCCTACAGGTCAAGGGTGGCGAGCATTCGATTCAAAGCATCACCTCTTTTTTTCGAAGCCATCGAATCATATAGGAAGTCGTTAGAGTTATCTGGGATGTTATTCAAGGACATAATCTTCAGAGGAAAACCGATTGTTACCGCCGGGCAAATAGCAGAGAAGTTTTATAGTAACGACACATCACTCCGCTTCCATAATAGGCTTGAAAAGTTAAAGGATTGGCTAATTAAGAAAATAAATGAAACCCAAAAGGCTGAGCTGACTAAGCCGTGGGTACAGGAGAAAATCGAGCTGCTTAGCAACGAAGATTACTATAAGGCCCAGACCTACTTAGCGAAAAAACGCGGATATAAAAGAGAATCGATTGCAGATTATGAGATCGAGCCTGAAGCACTTGCACGATTGATTGTTCAACAGAAATTGAAGCCGTTACGTAACCGAGTCAGAACATTTGGTTTCATCGACAATAAGGGTATATATGAGAAGCTTTTTGCTGATCCTCTGCAAATCAAACAGTGGATAGAGGGGGAAACACCCGCGGAGTGGGCCCAGGTTTGCCAAGCGACGCTGGAAATGCTAAATGAAGGCAAACTATCTTACGAAGATGCTACTCCTTTCTTACTTTTGAAAGAGCTAATTCAAGGCTTTCAGACGAACAGCTCGATAAAACACATACTTGTTGACGAGGCTCAGGATTATTCACCGTTTCAATTCGAGTTTCTAAAACGTTTATTTCCTTCGGCAAGAATGACTGTGTTAGGTGACTTTAATCAGGCGATATTCGCTCACGCGAGCGAAATGGACGATTTTAATACACTTTTGAGTTTATACGGACAGGTTGAAACGGAAGTGATTAACATGACACGCAGCTATCGATCCACAAAGCCGATTATCGAATTTACAAGCAAACTAGTACCAAACGGCGAACGGATTATCCCTTTTGAACGCGACGGCGAGCAACCCGTGCTGACACAATTGCTTAATCACACAGAACTACATCGCAGCATCGTATCCAAAGTCGCAACTTTGCAAGGTCTTCGTTATAACGGTATTGCTATAATATGTAAATCAGCTGAGGAGTGTAAGAGTGCATACGAATCCTTGTCCAACATCGATGATATTAAGCTCGTGAAGAACGGCTCGAGTGAATATGAACAAGGAGTTGTTGTCATACCTTCGTATTTGTCCAAAGGCATAGAATTCGATGCTGTCATCATTTATGATGCATCAGAGCAAGTATACGGGGATGAGAGCCTTCGTAGGGTATTCTACACTGCCTGCACAAGAGCAATGCATTATTTGCATCTTTACAGTGTAGGTAAACCGACCCCATTATTAGGAAACGTCTTGCAGGAAAGTTTCATCCAAGCTTGA
- a CDS encoding DedA family protein: MEAWITDWMNQFGYLGVFLLILAENIFPPIPSEVILTLGGFMTTTTSMTKLGIIIASTAGSVIGATILYGIGLLLDVERLERIIGKYGKFLRLTIKDIHKADAWFDKYGVWAVFFGRLIPLVRSLISIPAGMSNMKFGLFLLFTTLGTLIWNTVLVSVGAAVGDNWDEIVGYMDIYSNIVYALIAIGGIAFLIWYFKKRD, encoded by the coding sequence ATGGAAGCATGGATTACAGACTGGATGAATCAGTTTGGCTATCTAGGAGTATTTTTATTAATTTTGGCAGAAAATATTTTCCCGCCGATTCCTTCTGAAGTGATTTTGACACTTGGAGGATTTATGACGACGACTACGAGCATGACGAAGCTTGGTATTATTATTGCATCCACGGCGGGTTCGGTCATTGGTGCAACTATTTTGTATGGTATCGGGTTACTTCTAGACGTAGAGCGTTTGGAGAGAATTATAGGGAAGTACGGCAAGTTCCTACGATTAACGATTAAGGATATTCACAAAGCGGACGCATGGTTTGATAAATATGGAGTCTGGGCTGTGTTTTTCGGAAGATTAATACCACTTGTAAGAAGTCTTATTTCGATTCCTGCTGGGATGTCGAATATGAAGTTTGGGTTATTTCTTCTATTTACCACGCTTGGAACATTAATATGGAATACGGTATTAGTTTCAGTAGGAGCAGCGGTAGGAGATAACTGGGATGAAATTGTTGGATATATGGATATATACTCTAACATCGTATACGCACTTATAGCTATTGGTGGTATTGCATTTCTTATTTGGTACTTTAAAAAACGTGACTAA
- a CDS encoding ABC transporter permease, whose protein sequence is MKKFGLLTLGIIAGIVALANLGSLLALGVSAAIVFAGVHFYLKSDSTFLKIFWASVGIIGLITAVVNVPGFFAILAILAVWYVVKKWNNESLSFSSPIVKTDDPFVNFEKQWNELSK, encoded by the coding sequence ATGAAAAAATTTGGTTTATTAACACTAGGAATTATCGCTGGGATTGTAGCACTAGCTAACTTAGGTTCGCTTTTAGCTCTTGGAGTTTCCGCGGCAATCGTCTTTGCAGGGGTACACTTTTACTTGAAGAGTGATTCAACCTTCTTGAAAATCTTTTGGGCAAGCGTTGGTATCATTGGTTTAATCACTGCGGTTGTAAACGTACCTGGATTCTTCGCTATCCTAGCAATTCTGGCAGTTTGGTATGTAGTGAAAAAATGGAACAACGAATCATTAAGCTTTTCATCACCAATCGTTAAAACAGATGACCCATTTGTAAACTTTGAAAAACAATGGAACGAGCTTTCAAAATAA
- a CDS encoding response regulator transcription factor — MIRILLADDHEMVRIGVSAYLQAQPDMEVVAEATNGKEAVDMALVHKPDIILMDMVMPIMNGAEATREIVQQWPEAKVMIVTSFIDDDKVYPALEAGAISYLLKTSKASHIADSIRKTLNGDAVLEPEVTNKMMKRMRQGSDHALHEDLTDREHEVLLLMAEGKTNQDIANTLFIALKTAKTHVSNILSKLEVSDRTQAVIYAFEHKLVPTKK; from the coding sequence ATGATTCGAATTTTATTAGCGGATGACCATGAAATGGTGCGTATCGGCGTTTCCGCATACTTGCAAGCGCAGCCTGATATGGAAGTAGTCGCTGAGGCGACTAATGGAAAAGAAGCTGTGGATATGGCCCTTGTGCATAAGCCAGATATTATTTTGATGGATATGGTTATGCCTATCATGAACGGTGCAGAGGCTACACGCGAAATTGTTCAACAATGGCCAGAAGCAAAAGTAATGATTGTCACGAGCTTTATCGATGACGATAAAGTATATCCTGCACTCGAAGCTGGCGCTATCAGTTATTTGTTGAAAACGTCTAAAGCTTCTCATATTGCAGACTCTATCCGCAAAACATTAAATGGAGATGCCGTATTAGAGCCTGAAGTAACAAATAAAATGATGAAACGAATGCGCCAAGGCTCGGACCATGCTCTCCATGAAGATTTAACAGACCGAGAGCATGAAGTACTTCTACTCATGGCAGAAGGCAAAACAAATCAAGATATAGCGAATACTCTTTTTATAGCATTGAAAACAGCCAAAACACATGTCAGCAATATTTTATCGAAGCTTGAGGTAAGTGACCGTACACAAGCGGTGATCTATGCATTTGAACATAAATTGGTTCCCACAAAAAAATAA
- a CDS encoding PspA/IM30 family protein produces the protein MTSLLNRLKYSIEADLHKLFDKKEEKNPIAMLNQYIREAEKQTEQTGKWLERQGNLKQELEKELTETMQMVEKRKNQVELATASSEEDLAAFALAEVNAYEERATVLQNSIHQTTEELFGLERKYEEMKHKIKDMKVRQLQLMGKENVTRAHHQMDRILQPEQKEKNFGTFQDMEQYIERLGQKIEKEHEITSMEQRLEMLEKNAQTKAEIV, from the coding sequence ATGACATCATTATTAAACAGATTAAAATACTCAATAGAAGCAGACTTACACAAGCTATTTGACAAAAAAGAAGAAAAAAACCCGATTGCAATGCTAAACCAATACATTCGTGAAGCAGAAAAACAAACAGAGCAAACTGGAAAATGGTTAGAGCGCCAAGGGAACCTAAAACAAGAACTGGAAAAAGAACTAACTGAAACGATGCAAATGGTTGAAAAACGTAAAAACCAGGTAGAACTTGCAACAGCAAGCAGCGAAGAAGACCTAGCCGCATTTGCTTTAGCAGAAGTAAACGCATACGAGGAACGTGCCACTGTATTACAAAACAGTATTCACCAAACGACGGAAGAGCTTTTCGGATTAGAACGTAAATACGAAGAGATGAAACATAAAATCAAAGACATGAAAGTTCGTCAATTACAATTGATGGGAAAAGAAAACGTAACTCGTGCACACCATCAAATGGATCGCATCCTACAACCAGAACAAAAAGAAAAGAATTTCGGTACATTCCAAGATATGGAACAATACATCGAACGTCTTGGACAAAAGATTGAAAAAGAGCATGAAATTACTTCAATGGAACAACGTTTAGAAATGTTAGAAAAAAATGCACAAACTAAAGCAGAAATTGTGTAA
- a CDS encoding DUF4362 domain-containing protein — MKKVISLCILFIALIFAGCQNEENSANTIGEQNNVPDYTPSSEDVVDMHGEIENKERFEEFLNNVEKNQKDSIRVVSYTTEGDPMLKDLEYDGGVIKYTTDTRRDKFGVGSISNTSCTSVEVVETTERTDYLLEGCDNKVDNIILVTWK; from the coding sequence ATGAAAAAGGTAATTTCACTCTGTATTTTATTTATTGCTCTTATATTTGCAGGGTGTCAAAATGAAGAAAACTCAGCTAATACAATTGGGGAACAAAATAATGTTCCCGACTACACACCTTCATCTGAGGATGTTGTAGATATGCATGGAGAAATTGAAAATAAAGAGAGATTCGAAGAGTTTCTAAATAATGTTGAAAAAAACCAAAAGGATAGTATTAGAGTAGTTAGTTATACCACAGAAGGTGATCCAATGCTGAAGGATCTTGAATATGATGGTGGAGTTATAAAATATACAACAGACACAAGAAGAGATAAATTTGGAGTAGGAAGCATAAGTAATACATCTTGTACTTCAGTTGAGGTCGTTGAAACCACAGAAAGAACTGATTACCTTCTGGAAGGCTGCGATAATAAAGTAGATAATATTATTTTAGTCACTTGGAAATAG
- a CDS encoding sensor histidine kinase, which yields MKIVFGQGLSIFITLLSLAALLLYALWGWPNEDAWWSLLEVKYAEVPFGAWIIITLAIISFSFSLNTLQKVRDQEKKIDTSLRPLLAAETFVPAKKKYSYSKRLHVTTTQLEQLIMTQRKTLQRITNEKAEAQDKVIQERIVQERQRLARELHDSVSQQLFAASMLLSTMVEIEEAQHEKAPKTLLQTEKIVQQAQLEMRALLLHLRPAALHDKTLKEGLEELLMELQEKVFFTIRYRLEDVHLSKGAEDHLFRIAQETLSNTLRHAKATEVDILFVERDNLAIFRVQDNGVGFEQVDSKNGSYGLQSVQERAVEIGAICKIVSVPSQGTIVEVKLPIEKKSIETIQLEKGERENDSNFISG from the coding sequence ATGAAGATTGTTTTTGGGCAGGGCCTCTCTATTTTCATCACTTTACTGTCACTGGCAGCACTTTTACTTTACGCACTATGGGGCTGGCCAAACGAAGATGCTTGGTGGTCCTTACTAGAAGTAAAATATGCAGAAGTTCCTTTTGGAGCTTGGATTATTATAACCCTTGCAATTATTAGTTTTAGTTTTTCATTGAACACCCTACAAAAGGTTCGAGATCAGGAAAAGAAGATTGATACTAGTCTGCGCCCGTTACTTGCGGCAGAAACATTTGTACCTGCGAAAAAAAAGTATTCTTACTCAAAGCGATTACATGTTACGACAACTCAACTAGAGCAACTTATTATGACACAGCGTAAGACATTACAACGCATTACAAATGAAAAAGCGGAAGCACAAGATAAGGTTATTCAGGAACGTATCGTGCAGGAAAGACAGCGACTAGCTAGAGAGCTGCATGATTCCGTATCTCAGCAATTGTTTGCCGCATCCATGCTATTATCCACTATGGTAGAAATAGAAGAAGCACAACATGAAAAAGCCCCAAAAACATTGCTACAAACCGAAAAAATTGTGCAGCAGGCTCAATTAGAAATGCGCGCATTATTACTGCACCTCCGTCCTGCAGCCCTTCATGATAAAACGCTAAAGGAAGGTTTAGAAGAGTTGCTAATGGAATTACAGGAAAAAGTATTTTTCACAATTCGTTATCGATTAGAAGACGTTCATTTATCGAAAGGTGCCGAAGATCATTTATTCCGAATCGCTCAGGAAACGTTATCGAATACATTGCGGCATGCAAAAGCAACAGAAGTCGATATATTATTCGTTGAACGAGATAATCTTGCTATTTTCCGCGTTCAGGATAACGGTGTCGGATTTGAACAGGTAGACTCCAAAAACGGCTCTTACGGATTGCAAAGTGTACAGGAACGAGCAGTGGAAATCGGAGCAATATGTAAAATTGTTTCCGTTCCTTCTCAAGGTACAATTGTAGAAGTGAAGCTGCCGATCGAGAAAAAAAGCATTGAAACAATCCAGTTAGAGAAAGGAGAGAGAGAAAATGATTCGAATTTTATTAGCGGATGA
- a CDS encoding DUF1761 domain-containing protein has translation MIEWGNINYLPVLVGGIIYMVYGGIYYSLVLSNKNKHEDITTHESKGPFKYIYSVIMAFISSFLMALLVQNIGVNDLLGGAGIGFIVGLIITMVYLKNSFFGLISKKSFMIAIVDHLIIFTILGAIHGILI, from the coding sequence ATGATTGAATGGGGAAACATCAATTACTTGCCGGTATTGGTCGGGGGTATTATTTATATGGTGTATGGAGGAATCTATTATTCATTAGTTTTGTCAAATAAGAACAAGCATGAGGATATTACGACTCATGAAAGTAAAGGTCCATTTAAGTATATTTACTCGGTAATAATGGCGTTTATTAGTTCATTTTTAATGGCCTTACTCGTACAAAATATAGGGGTAAATGATTTACTTGGAGGAGCGGGGATAGGCTTCATCGTTGGATTAATAATAACGATGGTTTATCTGAAAAACTCTTTTTTTGGTCTGATATCCAAGAAATCATTTATGATAGCAATTGTAGATCACCTAATTATTTTCACGATATTAGGTGCCATTCACGGAATTCTTATATAA